The following coding sequences lie in one Anomalospiza imberbis isolate Cuckoo-Finch-1a 21T00152 chromosome 17, ASM3175350v1, whole genome shotgun sequence genomic window:
- the MYBL2 gene encoding myb-related protein B isoform X1 produces MDAGLDAVGLGPARGQWRGGCGGSWIGCCVGCGASRQSQFGAGLVGLDAGIPQDVPSEDQDEPHYQDTDLDVPEQRDGRCKVKWTPEEDEQLKMLVSHYGQNDWKFLASHFPNRSDQQCQYRWLRVLNPDLVKGPWTKEEDQKVIELVKKYGTKQWTLIAKHLKGRLGKQCRERWHNHLNPEVKKSSWTEEEDRIIFEAHKVLGNRWAEIAKLLPGRTDNAVKNHWNSTIKRKVDTGGFLNETKESKSLYFLVELDNKERQSQTTAESQNVLPNWPVDISEIKEEDVSDEEVTGVQELPLELPAAGVAEQNVEGTLDDAVPEDGASLVESPYKWVVEAANYLYPACAPALSEALDMIESDPDGWCDLTQFDLPEEPLAGGSSSCSTSPARPAPGEAALALPNVTEYRLDGHTISDLSRSSKGELIPISPHAEGSFGTPPSVLKRQKKRKISLSPVTENVTSTSMSFLDSCNSMTPKGTPVKTLPFSPSQFLNFWSKQDTLELENPSLTSTPVCSQKVIVTTPLHRDKTPLLQKNLAFVTPDQTYVVDNTPHTPTPFKNALEKYGPIRPLPQTPHLEEDLKEVLRSEAGIELIIEDDMKPEKQKRKQGLRRSPIKKVRKSLALDIVDEDMTQNLPALPKTVCFKRTQPVNFLSRSLNLSSSSRKNDSGLLNRAFVQVQPEKMSYRKMPSHFRPPAPGRATLKCCVKVKQEDDQGLESSGLWWNSGPTLHAGESSTVSGHVETESHIKDLNLIMKDCSAF; encoded by the exons ATGGATGCAGGGCTGGATGCGGTGGGTCTCGGACCAGCGCGGGGTCAGTGGAGGGGTGGATGTGGGGGGTCCTGGATCGGGTGCTGTGTTGGGTGTGGGGCGTCTCGGCAGTCCCAGTTCGGTGCGGGGCTCGTGGGGCTGGATGCGGGGATCCCGCAGGATGTGCCGAG TGAGGACCAAGATGAGCCGCATTACCAGGATACCGATTTGGATGTGCCAGAGCAGCGGGATGGCAGGTGCAAAGTCAAGTGGACACCAGAAGAG GATGAGCAGCTGAAGATGTTAGTGAGCCATTATGGGCAGAATGACTGGAAGTTCCTGGCCAGCCACTTTCCT AACCGCAGTGACCAGCAGTGTCAGTACCGCTGGCTGAGAGTGTTGAATCCAGACCTGGTTAAGGGCCCGTGGACCAAAGAGGAGGATCAAAAG GTAATTGAACTGGTTAAAAAATATGGCACCAAACAGTGGACCCTGATAGCCAAGCACCTGAAAGGGCGGTTAGGGAAGCAGTGCCGGGAACGCTGGCACAACCACCTGAACCCTGAGGTGAAGAAGTCCTCGTGGACAGAGGAGGAGGATCGCATCATATTTGAGGCCCACAAGGTCCTGGGGAACCGTTGGGCAGAGATTGCCAAGCTGCTGCCTGGGAG GACCGACAATGCTGTGAAGAATCACTGGAATTCCACCATCAAGAGGAAAGTGGACACGGGAGGTTTCCTCAATGAAACCAAGGAGTCCAAGTCTCTGTACTTCCTCGTGGAGCTGGATAACAAGGAGAGGCAAAGTCAGACGACAGCTGAGAGCCAG AACGTCCTGCCGAACTGGCCAGTGGATATCTCTGAAATAAAGGAAGAAGATGTCAGTGATGAGGAAGTGACGGGTGTTCAGGagctgcccttggagctgccagctgcaggagtggcagaaCAGAACGTGGAGGGGACCCTAGATGATGCAGTGCCCGAGGATGGCGCTTCGTTGGTGGAATCACCATACAAATGGGTTGTTGAAGCTGCCAACTATTTGTACCCAGCTTGTGCCCCAGCCCTCAGTGAAGCTCTGGACATGATTGAATCT GACCCAGATGGGTGGTGTGACCTGACCCAGTTTGACCTGCCCGAGGAGCCCTTGGCtggcggcagcagcagctgcagcaccagcccGGCCAGACCAGCGCCCGGTGAGGCGGCCCTGGCGCTGCCCAACGTCACCGAGTACCGCCTGGATGGCCACACCATCTCTGacctgagcaggagcagcaaggGAGAGCTCATCCCCATCTCCCCACACGCTGAGGGCAGCTTTGGCACCCCGCCCTCGGTGCTGAAgaggcagaagaaaaggaagatatCCCTCTCGCCTGTCACGGAGAACGTCACCAGCACCAGCATGTCCTTCCTGGACTCCTGCAACAGCATGACGCCCAAGGGCACTCCTGTAAAGACACTGCCCTTCTCTCCATCTCAG TTCTTGAACTTCTGGAGCAAACAGGATACACTAGAACTGGAGAACCCTTCCCTGACCTCCACGCCTGTGTGCAGTCAGAAGGTGATTGTCACCACCCCACTGCACAGGGACAAGACCCCTCTGCTCCAGAAGAACTTAGC GTTTGTCACACCAGATCAGACATATGTGGTGGACAACACACCTCACACTCCCACGCCTTTCAAAAATGCCCTGGAGAAATATGGACCAATTAGACCTCTG ccccagacTCCTCACCTGGAAGAAGACTTGAAGGAGGTGCTCCGAAGTGAAGCTGGCATCGAACTCATCATAGAGGATGATATGAAGCCTGAGAAACAGAAGAGGAAACAAGGG CTGCGCAGGAGCCCCATCAAGAAGGTCCGGAAGTCTCTGGCGCTGGACATTGTGGATGAAGACATGACACAAAACCTGCCTGCCCTCCCCAAGACTGTGTGTTTCAAAAGAACCCAG CCTGTGAATTTCCTGTCAAGGTCCCTGAACCTGTCCTCCTCGAGCAGAAAGAATGACAGTGGTTTGCTCAACAGAGCCTTCGTGCAAGTTCAGCCAGAGAAAATGTCCTACAGGAAAATGCCAAGCCATTTCAGGCCACCAGCACCG ggCAGAGCAACTCTGAAGTGCTGTGTAAAGGTTAAACAGGAAG ATGACCAGGGCTTGGAAAGCAGTGGCCTGTGGTGGAACTCGGGACCAACTCTTCATGCAGGAGAAAGCTCGACAGTTTCTGGGCACGTTGAAACAGAGTCACACATCAAGGACCTTAATCTTATCATGAAGGATTGTTCTGCTTTctaa
- the LOC137483990 gene encoding uncharacterized protein encodes MLSTQRHSTSIVTRKEILENGFLASSSSHSYSPVVSYYMDSSSAPKHDTWELPVDLDNTASGSSLGVVKQAESLSSCVKPEPHSLTQGISDLSLVCSCKTHHGQATFELSGLPCEYPSRDGCLMNVASQNTSTPCNKDKHSKPLESLLFKSSELVGDISALGKVPAPRWDISAIKSFMDTSTSLDVSTEELCLLGCSKLDTSSLETPVVIPLAWPGAFKKHSTLIHRSASQETQLSDPDAVPVFLQQAL; translated from the coding sequence ATGCTGTCCACCCAGAGGCACAGTACCAGCATTGTGACCAGAAAGGAAATCCTGGAAAATGGGTTCTTggccagctcctccagccaTAGCTATTCTCCTGTTGTGAGCTATTACATGGACTCTAGCAGTGCTCCCAAACATGACACCTGGGAGCTTCCCGTGGACTTGGACAACACAGCAAGTGGGAGTTCTCTGGGTGTTGTCAAGCAGGCGGAGTCTCTGAGCAGCTGTGTGAAGCCTGAGCCGCACAGCCTGACCCAGGGCATCTCTGACCTCAGTCTTGTCTGCTCCTGCAAGACCCACCATGGCCAGGCCACCTTTGAGCTGTCTGGTTTGCCCTGTGAGTACCCCAGCAGAGATGGCTGCCTGATGAATGTGGCATCACAGAACACCTCGACACCTTGCAATAAAGACAAGCACTCCAAACCGCTGGAGAGCCTGCTCTTCAAGAGCTCTGAGCTGGTTGGTGACATCTCAGCCCTTGGGAAAGTGCCAGCACCCAGGTGGGACATCTCGGCGATAAAATCCTTTATGGATACCAGCACATCCCTCGATGTCAGCACTGAGGAGCTGTGCTTACTGGGATGCTCCAAACTAGACACATCATCCCTGGAGACCCCTGTGGTGATTCCTCTGGCTTGGCCTGGTGCCTTCAAGAAGCACTCCACGCTGATCCACAGGTCTGCCTCCCAGGAGACCCAGCTGAGTGACCCTGACGCTGTCCCTGTGTTTCTGCAGCAGGCTCTGTga
- the MYBL2 gene encoding myb-related protein B isoform X2 produces MDAGLDAVGLGPARGQWRGGCGGSWIGCCVGCGASRQSQFGAGLVGLDAGIPQDVPSEDQDEPHYQDTDLDVPEQRDGRCKVKWTPEEDEQLKMLVSHYGQNDWKFLASHFPNRSDQQCQYRWLRVLNPDLVKGPWTKEEDQKVIELVKKYGTKQWTLIAKHLKGRLGKQCRERWHNHLNPEVKKSSWTEEEDRIIFEAHKVLGNRWAEIAKLLPGRTDNAVKNHWNSTIKRKVDTGGFLNETKESKSLYFLVELDNKERQSQTTAESQNVLPNWPVDISEIKEEDVSDEEVTGVQELPLELPAAGVAEQNVEGTLDDAVPEDGASLVESPYKWVVEAANYLYPACAPALSEALDMIESDPDGWCDLTQFDLPEEPLAGGSSSCSTSPARPAPGEAALALPNVTEYRLDGHTISDLSRSSKGELIPISPHAEGSFGTPPSVLKRQKKRKISLSPVTENVTSTSMSFLDSCNSMTPKGTPVKTLPFSPSQFLNFWSKQDTLELENPSLTSTPVCSQKVIVTTPLHRDKTPLLQKNLAFVTPDQTYVVDNTPHTPTPFKNALEKYGPIRPLPQTPHLEEDLKEVLRSEAGIELIIEDDMKPEKQKRKQGLRRSPIKKVRKSLALDIVDEDMTQNLPALPKTVCFKRTQPVNFLSRSLNLSSSSRKNDSGLLNRAFVQVQPEKMSYRKMPSHFRPPAPMTRAWKAVACGGTRDQLFMQEKARQFLGTLKQSHTSRTLILS; encoded by the exons ATGGATGCAGGGCTGGATGCGGTGGGTCTCGGACCAGCGCGGGGTCAGTGGAGGGGTGGATGTGGGGGGTCCTGGATCGGGTGCTGTGTTGGGTGTGGGGCGTCTCGGCAGTCCCAGTTCGGTGCGGGGCTCGTGGGGCTGGATGCGGGGATCCCGCAGGATGTGCCGAG TGAGGACCAAGATGAGCCGCATTACCAGGATACCGATTTGGATGTGCCAGAGCAGCGGGATGGCAGGTGCAAAGTCAAGTGGACACCAGAAGAG GATGAGCAGCTGAAGATGTTAGTGAGCCATTATGGGCAGAATGACTGGAAGTTCCTGGCCAGCCACTTTCCT AACCGCAGTGACCAGCAGTGTCAGTACCGCTGGCTGAGAGTGTTGAATCCAGACCTGGTTAAGGGCCCGTGGACCAAAGAGGAGGATCAAAAG GTAATTGAACTGGTTAAAAAATATGGCACCAAACAGTGGACCCTGATAGCCAAGCACCTGAAAGGGCGGTTAGGGAAGCAGTGCCGGGAACGCTGGCACAACCACCTGAACCCTGAGGTGAAGAAGTCCTCGTGGACAGAGGAGGAGGATCGCATCATATTTGAGGCCCACAAGGTCCTGGGGAACCGTTGGGCAGAGATTGCCAAGCTGCTGCCTGGGAG GACCGACAATGCTGTGAAGAATCACTGGAATTCCACCATCAAGAGGAAAGTGGACACGGGAGGTTTCCTCAATGAAACCAAGGAGTCCAAGTCTCTGTACTTCCTCGTGGAGCTGGATAACAAGGAGAGGCAAAGTCAGACGACAGCTGAGAGCCAG AACGTCCTGCCGAACTGGCCAGTGGATATCTCTGAAATAAAGGAAGAAGATGTCAGTGATGAGGAAGTGACGGGTGTTCAGGagctgcccttggagctgccagctgcaggagtggcagaaCAGAACGTGGAGGGGACCCTAGATGATGCAGTGCCCGAGGATGGCGCTTCGTTGGTGGAATCACCATACAAATGGGTTGTTGAAGCTGCCAACTATTTGTACCCAGCTTGTGCCCCAGCCCTCAGTGAAGCTCTGGACATGATTGAATCT GACCCAGATGGGTGGTGTGACCTGACCCAGTTTGACCTGCCCGAGGAGCCCTTGGCtggcggcagcagcagctgcagcaccagcccGGCCAGACCAGCGCCCGGTGAGGCGGCCCTGGCGCTGCCCAACGTCACCGAGTACCGCCTGGATGGCCACACCATCTCTGacctgagcaggagcagcaaggGAGAGCTCATCCCCATCTCCCCACACGCTGAGGGCAGCTTTGGCACCCCGCCCTCGGTGCTGAAgaggcagaagaaaaggaagatatCCCTCTCGCCTGTCACGGAGAACGTCACCAGCACCAGCATGTCCTTCCTGGACTCCTGCAACAGCATGACGCCCAAGGGCACTCCTGTAAAGACACTGCCCTTCTCTCCATCTCAG TTCTTGAACTTCTGGAGCAAACAGGATACACTAGAACTGGAGAACCCTTCCCTGACCTCCACGCCTGTGTGCAGTCAGAAGGTGATTGTCACCACCCCACTGCACAGGGACAAGACCCCTCTGCTCCAGAAGAACTTAGC GTTTGTCACACCAGATCAGACATATGTGGTGGACAACACACCTCACACTCCCACGCCTTTCAAAAATGCCCTGGAGAAATATGGACCAATTAGACCTCTG ccccagacTCCTCACCTGGAAGAAGACTTGAAGGAGGTGCTCCGAAGTGAAGCTGGCATCGAACTCATCATAGAGGATGATATGAAGCCTGAGAAACAGAAGAGGAAACAAGGG CTGCGCAGGAGCCCCATCAAGAAGGTCCGGAAGTCTCTGGCGCTGGACATTGTGGATGAAGACATGACACAAAACCTGCCTGCCCTCCCCAAGACTGTGTGTTTCAAAAGAACCCAG CCTGTGAATTTCCTGTCAAGGTCCCTGAACCTGTCCTCCTCGAGCAGAAAGAATGACAGTGGTTTGCTCAACAGAGCCTTCGTGCAAGTTCAGCCAGAGAAAATGTCCTACAGGAAAATGCCAAGCCATTTCAGGCCACCAGCACCG ATGACCAGGGCTTGGAAAGCAGTGGCCTGTGGTGGAACTCGGGACCAACTCTTCATGCAGGAGAAAGCTCGACAGTTTCTGGGCACGTTGAAACAGAGTCACACATCAAGGACCTTAATCTTATCATGA
- the MYBL2 gene encoding myb-related protein B isoform X3, with amino-acid sequence MLVSHYGQNDWKFLASHFPNRSDQQCQYRWLRVLNPDLVKGPWTKEEDQKVIELVKKYGTKQWTLIAKHLKGRLGKQCRERWHNHLNPEVKKSSWTEEEDRIIFEAHKVLGNRWAEIAKLLPGRTDNAVKNHWNSTIKRKVDTGGFLNETKESKSLYFLVELDNKERQSQTTAESQNVLPNWPVDISEIKEEDVSDEEVTGVQELPLELPAAGVAEQNVEGTLDDAVPEDGASLVESPYKWVVEAANYLYPACAPALSEALDMIESDPDGWCDLTQFDLPEEPLAGGSSSCSTSPARPAPGEAALALPNVTEYRLDGHTISDLSRSSKGELIPISPHAEGSFGTPPSVLKRQKKRKISLSPVTENVTSTSMSFLDSCNSMTPKGTPVKTLPFSPSQFLNFWSKQDTLELENPSLTSTPVCSQKVIVTTPLHRDKTPLLQKNLAFVTPDQTYVVDNTPHTPTPFKNALEKYGPIRPLPQTPHLEEDLKEVLRSEAGIELIIEDDMKPEKQKRKQGLRRSPIKKVRKSLALDIVDEDMTQNLPALPKTVCFKRTQPVNFLSRSLNLSSSSRKNDSGLLNRAFVQVQPEKMSYRKMPSHFRPPAPGRATLKCCVKVKQEDDQGLESSGLWWNSGPTLHAGESSTVSGHVETESHIKDLNLIMKDCSAF; translated from the exons ATGTTAGTGAGCCATTATGGGCAGAATGACTGGAAGTTCCTGGCCAGCCACTTTCCT AACCGCAGTGACCAGCAGTGTCAGTACCGCTGGCTGAGAGTGTTGAATCCAGACCTGGTTAAGGGCCCGTGGACCAAAGAGGAGGATCAAAAG GTAATTGAACTGGTTAAAAAATATGGCACCAAACAGTGGACCCTGATAGCCAAGCACCTGAAAGGGCGGTTAGGGAAGCAGTGCCGGGAACGCTGGCACAACCACCTGAACCCTGAGGTGAAGAAGTCCTCGTGGACAGAGGAGGAGGATCGCATCATATTTGAGGCCCACAAGGTCCTGGGGAACCGTTGGGCAGAGATTGCCAAGCTGCTGCCTGGGAG GACCGACAATGCTGTGAAGAATCACTGGAATTCCACCATCAAGAGGAAAGTGGACACGGGAGGTTTCCTCAATGAAACCAAGGAGTCCAAGTCTCTGTACTTCCTCGTGGAGCTGGATAACAAGGAGAGGCAAAGTCAGACGACAGCTGAGAGCCAG AACGTCCTGCCGAACTGGCCAGTGGATATCTCTGAAATAAAGGAAGAAGATGTCAGTGATGAGGAAGTGACGGGTGTTCAGGagctgcccttggagctgccagctgcaggagtggcagaaCAGAACGTGGAGGGGACCCTAGATGATGCAGTGCCCGAGGATGGCGCTTCGTTGGTGGAATCACCATACAAATGGGTTGTTGAAGCTGCCAACTATTTGTACCCAGCTTGTGCCCCAGCCCTCAGTGAAGCTCTGGACATGATTGAATCT GACCCAGATGGGTGGTGTGACCTGACCCAGTTTGACCTGCCCGAGGAGCCCTTGGCtggcggcagcagcagctgcagcaccagcccGGCCAGACCAGCGCCCGGTGAGGCGGCCCTGGCGCTGCCCAACGTCACCGAGTACCGCCTGGATGGCCACACCATCTCTGacctgagcaggagcagcaaggGAGAGCTCATCCCCATCTCCCCACACGCTGAGGGCAGCTTTGGCACCCCGCCCTCGGTGCTGAAgaggcagaagaaaaggaagatatCCCTCTCGCCTGTCACGGAGAACGTCACCAGCACCAGCATGTCCTTCCTGGACTCCTGCAACAGCATGACGCCCAAGGGCACTCCTGTAAAGACACTGCCCTTCTCTCCATCTCAG TTCTTGAACTTCTGGAGCAAACAGGATACACTAGAACTGGAGAACCCTTCCCTGACCTCCACGCCTGTGTGCAGTCAGAAGGTGATTGTCACCACCCCACTGCACAGGGACAAGACCCCTCTGCTCCAGAAGAACTTAGC GTTTGTCACACCAGATCAGACATATGTGGTGGACAACACACCTCACACTCCCACGCCTTTCAAAAATGCCCTGGAGAAATATGGACCAATTAGACCTCTG ccccagacTCCTCACCTGGAAGAAGACTTGAAGGAGGTGCTCCGAAGTGAAGCTGGCATCGAACTCATCATAGAGGATGATATGAAGCCTGAGAAACAGAAGAGGAAACAAGGG CTGCGCAGGAGCCCCATCAAGAAGGTCCGGAAGTCTCTGGCGCTGGACATTGTGGATGAAGACATGACACAAAACCTGCCTGCCCTCCCCAAGACTGTGTGTTTCAAAAGAACCCAG CCTGTGAATTTCCTGTCAAGGTCCCTGAACCTGTCCTCCTCGAGCAGAAAGAATGACAGTGGTTTGCTCAACAGAGCCTTCGTGCAAGTTCAGCCAGAGAAAATGTCCTACAGGAAAATGCCAAGCCATTTCAGGCCACCAGCACCG ggCAGAGCAACTCTGAAGTGCTGTGTAAAGGTTAAACAGGAAG ATGACCAGGGCTTGGAAAGCAGTGGCCTGTGGTGGAACTCGGGACCAACTCTTCATGCAGGAGAAAGCTCGACAGTTTCTGGGCACGTTGAAACAGAGTCACACATCAAGGACCTTAATCTTATCATGAAGGATTGTTCTGCTTTctaa